One window of the Candidatus Neomarinimicrobiota bacterium genome contains the following:
- a CDS encoding FtsX-like permease family protein, whose translation MNFPFAIARRFMLGGKGAGPSRLTGWIAIIGLTVGCMAMILSVSILNGFESRVINRIIGFEGDIRVSALTDWANDVNTIQSIDGVKTVMPFQERKGLILGRDDAQRMVLLKAVNPELITSFYELNMITAKETDLPQVFLGEMTARRLNLSIGDGLRIMSPIDQGSAWGLPRQIQCVVGGVFSVQVLDLDDKIAFIPAEFGRKLFIRKNGPDGLDIRLNENDNAEKVAESIRQQFPNAKVETWGDLHRELFGAMKFERIGALAVLSLIILVACFNLVTTLVLVTAQKVREFGILQVMGTTQESVRSIVMHQGGMIGGMGIVAGIGIGLLMIMVQNVFGIVTLPEDIYFTPTLPMIILTKDVITILSISVGMVILSAFIAARRALMISPIEAVYLEK comes from the coding sequence GGCCTTACCGTAGGGTGCATGGCTATGATTCTTTCTGTCTCAATCCTTAACGGATTTGAATCTAGAGTGATAAATCGCATCATTGGTTTTGAAGGTGACATTCGCGTGAGTGCACTTACAGATTGGGCAAATGATGTAAATACGATTCAATCCATAGATGGGGTGAAAACAGTGATGCCATTTCAGGAACGAAAAGGATTGATTCTAGGGCGGGACGATGCCCAAAGGATGGTGCTCTTGAAAGCAGTAAATCCAGAATTGATTACATCATTTTATGAATTAAATATGATAACAGCAAAAGAAACGGACTTGCCGCAAGTATTTTTAGGCGAAATGACGGCGCGTAGACTAAACCTATCTATCGGAGATGGCTTACGAATTATGAGTCCCATCGACCAAGGGTCTGCATGGGGATTGCCTCGTCAAATCCAATGTGTGGTAGGCGGTGTATTCAGCGTCCAAGTTTTGGATTTGGATGATAAGATCGCATTTATTCCGGCTGAATTTGGGCGAAAATTATTTATTCGCAAAAATGGTCCCGATGGTTTAGATATTCGACTCAATGAAAATGATAATGCGGAAAAGGTTGCCGAATCAATCCGCCAACAATTCCCAAATGCAAAAGTAGAAACTTGGGGTGACCTTCACCGAGAATTATTTGGTGCCATGAAATTTGAACGAATCGGTGCTTTGGCTGTTCTCAGCTTAATCATCCTCGTGGCTTGTTTTAATTTGGTTACAACTCTGGTGCTGGTCACAGCTCAGAAAGTGCGGGAATTCGGTATTTTACAAGTTATGGGTACAACACAAGAATCGGTTCGATCCATTGTAATGCACCAAGGTGGCATGATTGGCGGTATGGGCATTGTAGCCGGAATTGGAATTGGGTTGTTGATGATAATGGTGCAAAATGTTTTTGGCATCGTTACACTGCCAGAGGACATTTATTTCACACCCACACTTCCCATGATTATTTTGACAAAAGATGTAATTACTATCTTGTCTATTTCAGTAGGAATGGTCATTTTATCCGCCTTCATTGCCGCCCGAAGGGCTTTGATGATTTCACCCATAGAAGCAGTCTATTTAGAAAAATGA
- a CDS encoding ABC transporter ATP-binding protein, whose protein sequence is MLKAENLSKSFRNGEKTLSVFHDISMEIEVGDLITIMGPSGSGKSTLLNILGTLDKPDTGSVLMDGEDVETLSQNKIAKIRNSYLGFVFQFHHLLPEFTALENVLIPNQIAGKDGNTDKGKELLAYIGLSERMDHFPSQLSGGERLRVAVIRALMNEPKLVLADEPTGNLDLGNANRLVDLFKKINYDFNQAFVITTHNPEVAAIGNKRFYLEGGTLSFSDSI, encoded by the coding sequence ATTTTAAAAGCAGAAAATTTATCAAAATCCTTTCGTAATGGCGAAAAAACTTTGTCCGTTTTTCATGATATTTCCATGGAAATTGAGGTAGGTGATCTCATTACAATCATGGGTCCCAGCGGTTCGGGGAAATCAACATTGTTGAATATTTTAGGAACATTGGATAAACCCGATACTGGCTCTGTCCTAATGGATGGTGAGGATGTGGAAACGTTATCTCAAAATAAAATTGCCAAAATTCGGAATTCATACTTGGGATTTGTATTCCAATTTCACCACTTGTTGCCGGAATTCACTGCTTTAGAGAATGTGCTTATTCCCAATCAAATTGCGGGGAAAGATGGCAATACTGACAAAGGTAAAGAATTGTTGGCATATATTGGTCTTAGTGAAAGGATGGATCATTTTCCATCCCAACTATCGGGTGGAGAGCGTCTTCGTGTCGCTGTAATACGCGCCCTTATGAATGAGCCCAAACTAGTTTTGGCAGATGAACCTACCGGAAATCTCGATTTAGGGAATGCAAACAGATTGGTGGACCTATTTAAAAAGATCAATTATGATTTCAACCAAGCATTTGTAATCACAACCCATAATCCTGAAGTGGCAGCCATCGGAAATAAAAGATTTTATTTAGAGGGTGGAACACTTTCTTTTTCAGATAGTATTTGA
- a CDS encoding ATP-dependent Clp protease ATP-binding subunit, whose product MKENFSKRVQNIMKYAKEEAIRLGHSYVGSEHLLLGLLREDSGLGAKIFDIYDCDIEDIRAMVEDMIKTSGGTMTLGHLPLTRRAERILRNAFNEASSVGATIADDEHLLLAMLKETEGIAYEVLNAHNLGYDSVVDLIQDDKQAPESNVPAKRKEKTIKSKTPALDHFSRDITRLARQGKLDPVIGRRDEIERVAQILSRRKKNNPVLIGEPGVGKTAIIEGLAQKIINKDVPRLLHNKRILSLDLAGLVAGTKYRGQFEERMKTIMVELEKTDNLILFIDELHTLVGAGGASGSLDASNMFKPALARGDIHCIGATTLDEFRKYIEKDGALERRFQKITVAPPSEDESIAILKGLQLSYEKHHNVIYDDDAIEACVHLSHRYITDKYLPDKAIDIMDEAGSRSHMLNMKVPQEVIDLELEIEKVRSEKDSVVVAQKFEDAANLRDTEQKLIRKLKNLQKDWQLDEASHPIRVTEDSIADVVSMITRIPVRKVAESEGQKLLKMKDEMSENIVGQERAINGLSRAIQRSRAGLKSPNRPIGVFLFLGPTGVGKTETAKVLANYLFSHGESLIKLDMSEYGERFSVSRLIGAPPGYVGYEEGGELTEKVRRNPYSVILFDEIEKAHPDVFNVLLQLFDEGVLTDGLGRKVDFRNTIIILTSNIGTKEIQGGGSFGFAEDSEEANYEAMRDCILDRVKGTFNPEFLNRLDETIVYHPLTKKNVLQIIDLQLMDLHENLDKIGLTLSVSKKAKMLIVDRGFNAEYGVRFLRREIQSSLEDPLSELLLGKAFSGSKGIKVDAKQKELEFLPVKPKSRKKAPTQKKSKEGKKPANSLDS is encoded by the coding sequence ATGAAAGAAAATTTTTCCAAGCGCGTTCAAAATATTATGAAATATGCCAAAGAGGAAGCAATCCGTCTTGGGCATAGCTATGTCGGTTCAGAGCACTTACTCCTGGGCCTCCTGCGGGAGGATTCGGGACTCGGTGCCAAAATTTTTGATATTTATGACTGCGATATCGAAGATATCCGCGCAATGGTAGAGGACATGATCAAAACTTCCGGTGGCACAATGACCTTAGGCCATTTACCACTTACACGCCGGGCTGAACGTATCCTGAGAAATGCATTTAATGAGGCATCATCCGTTGGCGCCACAATTGCCGATGATGAGCACCTTTTGCTGGCCATGCTTAAAGAAACTGAGGGAATTGCTTATGAAGTTCTCAATGCCCACAATTTAGGTTATGATAGTGTTGTAGATTTAATTCAAGATGATAAACAGGCTCCTGAATCAAATGTACCTGCGAAAAGGAAAGAAAAAACAATTAAATCTAAAACGCCTGCCCTAGATCATTTTTCTAGGGACATTACTCGATTGGCGCGGCAGGGAAAACTTGACCCTGTCATTGGCCGAAGAGATGAAATTGAACGGGTGGCCCAGATTTTATCCCGGCGGAAAAAGAATAATCCTGTCTTAATTGGTGAACCGGGTGTTGGCAAAACAGCCATCATTGAAGGACTTGCCCAAAAAATTATAAATAAGGACGTCCCCCGTCTACTACACAATAAACGCATTTTATCTTTGGACTTGGCGGGACTTGTGGCTGGGACAAAATATCGTGGGCAGTTTGAAGAACGAATGAAAACAATCATGGTTGAGTTAGAGAAAACTGATAATTTGATATTATTCATTGATGAACTCCATACACTTGTGGGTGCCGGCGGTGCTTCAGGTTCATTGGATGCCTCCAATATGTTTAAACCAGCTTTAGCCCGAGGTGATATTCATTGTATTGGTGCGACAACCTTAGATGAATTCCGAAAATATATAGAAAAAGACGGCGCCTTAGAACGGCGTTTCCAAAAGATTACAGTGGCACCACCGTCAGAAGACGAATCCATTGCAATCCTAAAGGGACTTCAACTTAGTTATGAAAAACATCATAACGTGATTTATGATGACGATGCGATTGAAGCTTGTGTGCATTTGTCCCACCGTTATATCACCGATAAATATTTACCGGACAAAGCTATTGATATCATGGATGAGGCTGGTTCCCGATCTCATATGTTGAATATGAAAGTACCCCAAGAAGTCATTGATCTTGAATTGGAAATCGAAAAAGTTCGATCAGAAAAAGATTCAGTCGTGGTTGCGCAGAAATTTGAAGATGCCGCTAACCTTCGAGATACAGAACAAAAATTGATACGGAAGTTGAAAAATCTCCAGAAAGATTGGCAATTGGATGAAGCTTCCCATCCAATCCGCGTGACGGAAGATAGTATTGCCGATGTTGTTTCTATGATTACGCGAATTCCTGTAAGGAAAGTAGCTGAATCTGAAGGTCAAAAATTGCTGAAGATGAAGGATGAAATGTCCGAGAACATTGTTGGACAGGAACGGGCCATTAATGGATTAAGCCGAGCCATTCAACGGTCAAGAGCTGGATTGAAAAGTCCGAACCGTCCCATTGGTGTATTTTTATTTTTAGGTCCAACCGGCGTTGGAAAGACTGAAACAGCCAAAGTGTTGGCCAATTATCTTTTTAGTCATGGTGAGTCACTCATTAAATTAGATATGAGTGAATATGGAGAACGCTTTTCCGTTTCACGGCTTATCGGTGCACCACCGGGGTACGTGGGTTATGAAGAGGGGGGCGAATTAACGGAAAAAGTACGACGCAATCCTTATTCTGTAATTTTGTTTGATGAAATTGAAAAAGCACATCCTGATGTATTCAATGTGTTATTGCAATTATTTGATGAAGGTGTATTGACTGATGGATTGGGGCGGAAGGTCGACTTCCGAAATACGATTATAATTTTGACTTCTAATATTGGTACGAAAGAAATTCAAGGTGGCGGATCATTTGGTTTTGCAGAAGACTCAGAAGAGGCCAATTATGAAGCTATGCGAGACTGTATTTTGGACCGTGTTAAAGGCACCTTTAATCCTGAATTTTTAAATCGCCTTGATGAAACTATTGTTTATCACCCATTGACTAAAAAGAATGTATTGCAAATCATAGATTTGCAATTGATGGACCTTCATGAAAACTTGGATAAAATTGGATTAACGTTGTCTGTATCAAAAAAGGCAAAAATGTTAATAGTCGATAGAGGATTTAACGCTGAATATGGAGTTCGATTCCTACGGAGGGAAATACAAAGTTCCCTGGAAGACCCATTATCTGAATTATTGTTGGGAAAGGCTTTCAGCGGTTCAAAAGGCATCAAAGTTGACGCAAAGCAAAAAGAGTTAGAATTTTTACCTGTTAAGCCAAAATCCAGAAAAAAAGCACCAACTCAAAAAAAATCCAAAGAAGGAAAAAAACCAGCCAATTCCCTCGACTCTTAG
- the dnaK gene encoding molecular chaperone DnaK, whose amino-acid sequence MGKIIGIDLGTTNSCVAVLEGGEPTVITSTEGGRTTPSIVAFTKDGDRIVGQPAKRQAVTNPQNTVFSIKRFMGRTFDEVGTEIEEVPYQVAKGKSGSVVVKAGGKDYTPPEIGAMVLQKLKQTAEEHLGTTVTDAVITVPAYFNDSQRQATKDAGKIAGLNVRRIINEPTAASLAYGMDKKKEETIAVFDLGGGTFDISILELGDGVFEVKSTNGDTHLGGDDFDQKVINWIASEFKKSDGIDLKKDPMALQRLREAAETAKTELSSSKQTEINLPFITADSSGPKHLNLTLTRAKFEELVSDLIERTVNPCLKAIKDAGLSASDIHEVILVGGSSRIPKIQEKVKEIFGKEPNKSVNPDEVVALGAAIQGGVLAGDVDDILLLDVTPLSLGIETLGSVSTKLIERNTTIPTKKSQVFSTAADNQTTVEIHVLQGEREMAVDNKTIGRFHLDGMPPAPRGVPQIEVSFDIDANGILNVHAKDKATGKEQSIRIEASSGLSDSEVDKMVNDGKKYEGEDKAKREMIDMQNQAEQLIYQTEKNLEEYKDKLDEGEKKSLEDSVAKVKTANEGSSSDDLKAAIDELNTAWNGVASKMYEAAKEEGAAPDAEAPQGEPKSKSKKKDDAEIEDADFEVVD is encoded by the coding sequence ATGGGAAAAATTATCGGAATTGACCTTGGAACAACCAACTCATGTGTGGCCGTTCTTGAAGGTGGCGAACCAACTGTAATCACTAGTACTGAAGGTGGCCGTACTACACCGTCAATTGTAGCATTTACTAAAGATGGTGACCGAATTGTTGGTCAGCCGGCTAAACGCCAAGCAGTGACCAATCCACAAAATACTGTATTTTCAATTAAACGCTTTATGGGACGTACGTTCGATGAAGTGGGTACTGAAATTGAAGAAGTACCCTACCAAGTTGCTAAAGGCAAATCAGGTTCAGTCGTTGTAAAAGCAGGTGGTAAAGATTATACACCACCGGAAATCGGTGCGATGGTTTTGCAAAAACTAAAGCAGACTGCCGAAGAACATTTAGGAACAACAGTCACAGATGCTGTCATTACAGTTCCAGCTTATTTTAATGACTCTCAGCGTCAAGCAACCAAAGATGCTGGTAAAATTGCCGGACTGAATGTTCGCCGAATAATTAATGAGCCAACGGCTGCTTCACTTGCTTATGGTATGGATAAGAAAAAAGAAGAAACAATCGCCGTATTTGACTTAGGCGGAGGTACGTTTGATATTTCTATCCTTGAATTAGGAGACGGTGTTTTTGAAGTAAAATCTACAAATGGAGACACTCACCTGGGTGGTGACGACTTCGACCAAAAAGTGATTAACTGGATTGCGTCTGAATTCAAAAAGAGTGACGGCATTGATCTGAAGAAAGATCCCATGGCATTGCAGCGTTTGCGTGAAGCTGCAGAAACTGCTAAAACAGAACTTTCCAGTTCTAAACAAACTGAAATTAACTTGCCTTTTATTACGGCAGATTCCTCCGGACCAAAGCACTTAAACCTGACTCTTACTCGTGCCAAGTTTGAAGAATTGGTTTCAGACCTTATTGAGAGAACGGTTAATCCTTGTCTCAAAGCGATTAAAGATGCGGGTCTTTCTGCTTCTGATATCCATGAAGTAATTCTTGTTGGTGGTTCATCGCGGATTCCAAAAATCCAGGAAAAAGTCAAAGAAATCTTTGGAAAAGAACCAAACAAAAGTGTGAATCCTGATGAAGTTGTTGCCCTTGGGGCTGCAATCCAAGGTGGCGTGTTGGCCGGCGATGTAGATGATATTCTGCTTCTGGACGTAACTCCGCTTTCCTTAGGGATTGAAACTTTAGGCAGTGTTTCTACCAAATTGATTGAAAGAAACACAACTATTCCAACCAAAAAATCGCAAGTATTTTCAACAGCGGCGGATAACCAGACCACTGTTGAAATTCATGTTTTGCAAGGTGAACGAGAAATGGCTGTGGATAATAAAACGATCGGCCGTTTTCATTTAGACGGTATGCCGCCCGCACCCCGTGGTGTTCCCCAAATTGAAGTATCCTTTGACATTGATGCCAATGGTATCCTGAATGTCCATGCTAAAGATAAAGCAACGGGTAAGGAACAGAGCATTCGTATTGAAGCATCTAGCGGCCTTTCCGATTCGGAAGTGGATAAAATGGTGAATGATGGAAAAAAATACGAAGGTGAAGATAAAGCTAAGCGTGAAATGATCGATATGCAAAACCAGGCTGAACAGTTGATTTATCAGACTGAAAAGAATCTGGAAGAATATAAAGATAAGTTGGATGAAGGCGAAAAGAAATCCCTGGAAGATTCAGTGGCTAAAGTAAAAACAGCCAATGAAGGATCCAGTTCCGATGATCTTAAAGCTGCAATTGACGAGCTGAATACTGCTTGGAATGGCGTCGCTTCAAAAATGTATGAAGCAGCCAAAGAAGAAGGAGCTGCACCAGATGCGGAGGCACCTCAGGGTGAACCGAAATCAAAGTCTAAGAAAAAAGACGATGCTGAAATCGAAGATGCAGACTTTGAAGTTGTAGACTAA